A region from the Alnus glutinosa chromosome 5, dhAlnGlut1.1, whole genome shotgun sequence genome encodes:
- the LOC133868543 gene encoding proteasome subunit alpha type-4 — MSRRYDSRTTIFSPEGRLYQVEYAMEAIGNAGSAIGILSKDGVVLVGEKKVTSKLLQTSTSTEKMYKIDDHVACAVAGIMSDANILINTARVQAQRYTYAYQEPMPVEQLVQSLCDTKQGYTQFGGLRPFGVSFLFAGWDKNFGFQLYMSDPSGNYGGWKAAAIGANNQAAQSMLKQDYKDEITREEAVELALKVLSKTMDSTSLTSDKLELAEVFLLPSGKVKYQVCAAETLSKLLVKLGMTQPAAAET; from the coding sequence ATGTCTCGAAGGTATGATAGCCGGACAACGATATTCTCCCCAGAAGGTCGTCTCTACCAAGTTGAATATGCAATGGAGGCCATTGGAAATGCTGGAAGTGCAATAGGGATTTTATCAAAGGATGGAGTTGTCTTGGTTGGTGAAAAGAAGGTCACTTCCAAACTCCTCCAAACCTCAACATCAACTGAAAAGATGTATAAGATTGATGACCATGTAGCGTGTGCTGTCGCTGGAATCATGTCAGATGCCAACATCCTTATCAACACGGCTAGAGTCCAAGCCCAGCGTTATACATATGCTTACCAAGAGCCAATGCCTGTTGAACAGCTTGTCCAATCTCTCTGTGACACCAAACAAGGTTACACACAATTTGGTGGGCTCCGTCCATTTGgtgtttcatttctttttgcAGGGTGGGACAAAAACTTTGGTTTCCAGCTTTACATGAGTGACCCAAGTGGAAACTATGGTGGTTGGAAGGCTGCAGCGATTGGGGCAAACAACCAGGCAGCACAGTCAATGCTTAAGCAGGATTATAAGGATGAAATCACAAGAGAAGAAGCAGTTGAGCTTGCTCTGAAAGTGCTCAGTAAGACAATGGACAGCACAAGTCTTACTTCAGATAAACTAGAATTGGCTGAAGTCTTCCTCTTGCCCTCTGGAAAAGTTAAGTACCAGGTATGCGCAGCAGAGACCCTGAGCAAGTTGTTAGTGAAGTTGGGAATGACCCAACCTGCTGCTGCTGAGACATGA
- the LOC133868032 gene encoding phytochrome E isoform X2 translates to MGVGSRERGTTTFSSSAASNIMRPNNNTSDKRDKAIVQYNADAGLMAEFEQSAVSGKSFNYSRSVLHAPQSVPEEQITAYLSRIQRGGLIQPFGCMLAIEEPTFRIIGFSENCLQLLGLESQFESKELRGLIGMDARTLFGPSSGASLAKAASSREISLLNPVWVYSRNIQKPFYAILHRIDVGIVIDLEPAPSGDPALSLAGAVQSQKLAVRAISRLQSLPGGDIGVLCDTVVEDVQKLTGYDRVMVYKFHDDDHGEVVSEIRRSDLEPYLGLHYPATDIPQAARFLFKQNRVRMICDCHANAVRVVQSEELKQPLCLVNSTLRSPHGCHTQYMANMGSLASLVMAVVINGNDLSKLWGLVVCHHTSSRYVPFPLRYACEFLMQAFGIQLNMELQLASQLMEKKILRTQTLLCDMLLRDAPFGIVTQSPSIMDLVKCDGAALYYGGKCWSLGVTPTESQVKDIAEWLLTNHGDSTGLSTDCLANAGYPGAALLGDEVCGMATARITSKDFLFWFRSHTAKEVKWGGAKHHPENKDDSEKMDPRSSFKAFLEVAKSRSMPWDVSEINALHSLQLIMRDSFQDMEDNSSKALNNIQQNDTEMQGMDELSSVACEMVRLIESATVPIFGVDSAGLINGWNGKIAELTGLQASDAMGKSLVNKVVHEDSRGTVEYLLRRALHGEEDKNIELRLRNFGLDQQKSIVYIMANTCTSRDYKNNIVGVCFVGQDITREKVVMDKFIRLQGDYKAIIQSLNPLIPPIFASDENACCSEWNAAMEKLTGCRREEVMGKMLPGEIFGGFCRLKGQDTLTKFMILLYRGISGQDTEKFPFGFFDKNGKFVEVFLTANKRTDAGGNVVGCFCFLQIIVPDLQQALEGRREEDREGFSKLELAYIRQEMKNPLNGIRFTHRLLENTSVSEHQKQFLDTSDACERQIKTIIEDLDFRSIEEGSSQLNMEEFFLGNVLDAIVSQVMILLRERKLQLFHEVPEEIKTLSLYGDKIRLQLVLADFLLNVVHHAPSPDGWVQIKISPGLKLIQDGNEFIRLQFRMTHPGQGLPSSLIQDMFEGGNQWTTQEGLGLNFSRKLLNRMNGQVHYVREHNECFFLIDLELKQAKKVKEGNRQLKAG, encoded by the exons ATGGGGGTGGGAAGCAGAGAAAGAGGCACAACAACCTTCTCATCTTCAGCTGCAAGCAACATCATGAGGCCCAACAACAACACCAGCGACAAAAGAGACAAAGCAATAGTTCAGTACAATGCTGACGCTGGGCTCATGGCTGAGTTTGAGCAGTCGGCTGTGTCTGGTAAGTCCTTTAACTACTCCAGATCAGTACTGCATGCTCCACAATCTGTGCCTGAAGAACAAATAACTGCATATCTGTCTAGAATCCAAAGGGGTGGTCTGATTCAGCCCTTTGGTTGTATGCTTGCTATTGAGGAACCCACTTTTAGAATTATCGGTTTTAGTGAGAATTGCTTGCAATTGTTGGGTTTAGAGAGCCAATTTGAGTCAAAAGAGTTAAGGGGTCTGATTGGGATGGATGCTAGAACCTTGTTTGGGCCTTCTTCGGGGGCTTCGTTGGCAAAAGCTGCTTCTTCTAGAGAGATTTCACTGTTAAACCCCGTTTGGGTCTACTCAAGGAATATCCAGAAGCCTTTTTACGCTATACTGCATAGAATTGATGTGGGAATTGTGATTGATTTGGAGCCTGCACCGTCAGGTGATCCTGCATTGTCCCTTGCGGGGGCAGTGCAGTCGCAGAAACTGGCTGTTCGGGCAATATCTAGGCTGCAGTCACTGCCTGGGGGAGATATTGGTGTGTTATGTGATACAGTTGTGGAGGATGTTCAGAAGCTCACTGGGTATGacagggttatggtttataagTTCCATGATGATGATCATGGTGAAGTTGTATCTGAAATCAGAAGGTCAGACTTAGAACCTTACTTGGGTTTACATTATCCTGCTACAGATATCCCTCAAGCTGCTCGCTTCTTATTCAAGCAGAATCGAGTGCGGATGATTTGTGATTGCCATGCAAATGCTGTAAGGGTCGTTCAGAGTGAAGAACTGAAGCAGCCTCTTTGTTTGGTCAATTCAACACTTCGGTCACCTCATGGCTGCCACACGCAGTATATGGCTAATATGGGCTCCCTTGCCTCATTGGTGATGGCAGTTGTTATCAATGGTAATGACTTGTCGAAGCTTTGGGGGTTGGTCGTGTGCCACCACACTTCCTCCCGCTATGTTCCTTTCCCTCTTCGCTATGCTTGTGAGTTCCTCATgcaggcatttggaattcagcTAAACATGGAGCTTCAATTGGCATCACAATTGATGGAGAAGAAAATTCTCAGGACACAAACCTTACTATGTGACATGCTGCTTCGAGATGCCCCATTTGGTATTGTGACTCAGTCTCCTAGTATCATGGATCTCGTCAAGTGTGATGGGGCTGCTTTGTATTATGGCGGGAAGTGTTGGTCATTGGGTGTAACTCCAACTGAATCACAGGTGAAAGATATTGCGGAGTGGCTGCTCACTAATCATGGAGATTCCACAGGTCTGAGTACTGACTGTTTGGCCAATGCTGGTTACCCTGGTGCTGCTTTACTGGGTGATGAAGTTTGTGGCATGGCTACTGCAAGAATCACGTCAAAGGATTTCTTGTTCTGGTTCAGGTCTCACACTGCAAAAGAAGTAAAATGGGGAGGAGCTAAGCATCATCCAGAGAAtaaagatgatagtgaaaaaatgGACCCTAGATCGTCATTTAAAGCTTTTCTTGAAGTAGCAAAAAGTAGAAGTATGCCTTGGGATGTTTCAGAAATTAATGCCCTTCATTCTCTGCAACTTATCATGAGAGACTCATTTCAGGATATGGAGGACAACAGTTCTAAGGCATTGAATAACATTCAGCAGAATGATACTGAGATGCAGGGGATGGATGAACTCAGTTCAGTGGCATGTGAAATGGTTAGATTGATTGAGTCAGCAACAGTTCCTATTTTTGGGGTTGATTCAGCTGGTCTCATCAATGGATGGAATGGAAAAATTGCTGAATTGACAGGACTACAAGCTAGTGACGCCATGGGGAAGTCCCTGGTCAATAAAGTTGTTCATGAGGACTCACGTGGAACTGTTGAATATCTTTTACGCAGAGCTTTGCACG GTGAGGAGGACAAAAACATTGAGTTAAGATTGAGAAACTTTGGGCTTGATCAGCAAAAGTCAATAGTTTACATTATGGCCAATACCTGCACAAGTAGGGATTACAAAAACAATATTGTTGGGGTGTGCTTTGTCGGTCAAGATATTACACGTGAGAAAGTTGTTATGGATAAGTTTATCCGCTTGCAAGGGGATTATAAGGCTATCATACAAAGTCTGAATCCATTGATTCCACCCATATTTGCTTCCGATGAGAATGCCTGCTGCTCAGAATGGAATGCAGCCATGGAAAAGCTAACTGGTTGTAGGAGAGAAGAAGTCATGGGTAAAATGCTTCCTGGGGAAATCTTTGGAGGTTTCTGTCGGCTGAAAGGTCAAGATACACTAACTAAGTTCATGATTTTATTATATCGAGGAATTAGTGGTCAAGATACCGAGAAGTTCCCTTTTGggttttttgataaaaatggaaaatttgtGGAGGTATTCTTAACAGCAAACAAGAGGACTGATGCAGGTGGCAATGTAGTTGGCTGTTTCTGCTTCTTACAAATTATTGTGCCTGACCTGCAACAGGCCTTAGAAGGGCGCAGGGAAGAGGATagagaaggattttcaaaaTTGGAGTTGGCTTACATACGACAAGAGATGAAAAATCCTCTAAATGGTATTCGCTTTACCCACAGACTCCTCGAAAATACATCTGTTTCAGAACATCAGAAGCAATTTCTTGACACTAGTGATGCATGTGAAAGACAGATCAAGACAATCATCGAGgatttggatttcagaagtaTAGAGGAAGG TAGCTCGCAGCTAAACATGGAAGAGTTTTTCTTGGGAAATGTTTTGGATGCCATTGTGAGTCAAGTCATGATCTTGCTGAGAGAAAGGAAGTTACAGCTTTTTCATGAGGTTCCAGAAGAAATCAAAACACTATCCCTATATGGCGATAAAATTAGGCTTCAGCTGGTTTTGGCAGATTTCTTGCTTAATGTGGTGCATCATGCACCTTCTCCTGATGGCTGGGTGCAGATCAAAATTTCACCTGGTCTGAAGCTTATACAGGATGGCAATGAATTTATCCGTTTACAATTCAG AATGACTCACCCTGGTCAAGGCcttccttcttctcttatccaagaCATGTTTGAGGGAGGAAACCAGTGGACAACACAGGAAGGCTTAGGTCTCAACTTCTCTCGGAAACTTCTCAACAGGATGAATGGTCAGGTTCATTATGTTAGAGAGCATAATGAATGTTTTTTCCTCATTGACCTTGAACTTAAACAAGCAAAGAAAGTTAAAGAGGGTAACAGGCAGTTAAAAGCAGGATGA
- the LOC133868032 gene encoding phytochrome E isoform X1: MGVGSRERGTTTFSSSAASNIMRPNNNTSDKRDKAIVQYNADAGLMAEFEQSAVSGKSFNYSRSVLHAPQSVPEEQITAYLSRIQRGGLIQPFGCMLAIEEPTFRIIGFSENCLQLLGLESQFESKELRGLIGMDARTLFGPSSGASLAKAASSREISLLNPVWVYSRNIQKPFYAILHRIDVGIVIDLEPAPSGDPALSLAGAVQSQKLAVRAISRLQSLPGGDIGVLCDTVVEDVQKLTGYDRVMVYKFHDDDHGEVVSEIRRSDLEPYLGLHYPATDIPQAARFLFKQNRVRMICDCHANAVRVVQSEELKQPLCLVNSTLRSPHGCHTQYMANMGSLASLVMAVVINGNDLSKLWGLVVCHHTSSRYVPFPLRYACEFLMQAFGIQLNMELQLASQLMEKKILRTQTLLCDMLLRDAPFGIVTQSPSIMDLVKCDGAALYYGGKCWSLGVTPTESQVKDIAEWLLTNHGDSTGLSTDCLANAGYPGAALLGDEVCGMATARITSKDFLFWFRSHTAKEVKWGGAKHHPENKDDSEKMDPRSSFKAFLEVAKSRSMPWDVSEINALHSLQLIMRDSFQDMEDNSSKALNNIQQNDTEMQGMDELSSVACEMVRLIESATVPIFGVDSAGLINGWNGKIAELTGLQASDAMGKSLVNKVVHEDSRGTVEYLLRRALHGEEDKNIELRLRNFGLDQQKSIVYIMANTCTSRDYKNNIVGVCFVGQDITREKVVMDKFIRLQGDYKAIIQSLNPLIPPIFASDENACCSEWNAAMEKLTGCRREEVMGKMLPGEIFGGFCRLKGQDTLTKFMILLYRGISGQDTEKFPFGFFDKNGKFVEVFLTANKRTDAGGNVVGCFCFLQIIVPDLQQALEGRREEDREGFSKLELAYIRQEMKNPLNGIRFTHRLLENTSVSEHQKQFLDTSDACERQIKTIIEDLDFRSIEEGSSSQLNMEEFFLGNVLDAIVSQVMILLRERKLQLFHEVPEEIKTLSLYGDKIRLQLVLADFLLNVVHHAPSPDGWVQIKISPGLKLIQDGNEFIRLQFRMTHPGQGLPSSLIQDMFEGGNQWTTQEGLGLNFSRKLLNRMNGQVHYVREHNECFFLIDLELKQAKKVKEGNRQLKAG, encoded by the exons ATGGGGGTGGGAAGCAGAGAAAGAGGCACAACAACCTTCTCATCTTCAGCTGCAAGCAACATCATGAGGCCCAACAACAACACCAGCGACAAAAGAGACAAAGCAATAGTTCAGTACAATGCTGACGCTGGGCTCATGGCTGAGTTTGAGCAGTCGGCTGTGTCTGGTAAGTCCTTTAACTACTCCAGATCAGTACTGCATGCTCCACAATCTGTGCCTGAAGAACAAATAACTGCATATCTGTCTAGAATCCAAAGGGGTGGTCTGATTCAGCCCTTTGGTTGTATGCTTGCTATTGAGGAACCCACTTTTAGAATTATCGGTTTTAGTGAGAATTGCTTGCAATTGTTGGGTTTAGAGAGCCAATTTGAGTCAAAAGAGTTAAGGGGTCTGATTGGGATGGATGCTAGAACCTTGTTTGGGCCTTCTTCGGGGGCTTCGTTGGCAAAAGCTGCTTCTTCTAGAGAGATTTCACTGTTAAACCCCGTTTGGGTCTACTCAAGGAATATCCAGAAGCCTTTTTACGCTATACTGCATAGAATTGATGTGGGAATTGTGATTGATTTGGAGCCTGCACCGTCAGGTGATCCTGCATTGTCCCTTGCGGGGGCAGTGCAGTCGCAGAAACTGGCTGTTCGGGCAATATCTAGGCTGCAGTCACTGCCTGGGGGAGATATTGGTGTGTTATGTGATACAGTTGTGGAGGATGTTCAGAAGCTCACTGGGTATGacagggttatggtttataagTTCCATGATGATGATCATGGTGAAGTTGTATCTGAAATCAGAAGGTCAGACTTAGAACCTTACTTGGGTTTACATTATCCTGCTACAGATATCCCTCAAGCTGCTCGCTTCTTATTCAAGCAGAATCGAGTGCGGATGATTTGTGATTGCCATGCAAATGCTGTAAGGGTCGTTCAGAGTGAAGAACTGAAGCAGCCTCTTTGTTTGGTCAATTCAACACTTCGGTCACCTCATGGCTGCCACACGCAGTATATGGCTAATATGGGCTCCCTTGCCTCATTGGTGATGGCAGTTGTTATCAATGGTAATGACTTGTCGAAGCTTTGGGGGTTGGTCGTGTGCCACCACACTTCCTCCCGCTATGTTCCTTTCCCTCTTCGCTATGCTTGTGAGTTCCTCATgcaggcatttggaattcagcTAAACATGGAGCTTCAATTGGCATCACAATTGATGGAGAAGAAAATTCTCAGGACACAAACCTTACTATGTGACATGCTGCTTCGAGATGCCCCATTTGGTATTGTGACTCAGTCTCCTAGTATCATGGATCTCGTCAAGTGTGATGGGGCTGCTTTGTATTATGGCGGGAAGTGTTGGTCATTGGGTGTAACTCCAACTGAATCACAGGTGAAAGATATTGCGGAGTGGCTGCTCACTAATCATGGAGATTCCACAGGTCTGAGTACTGACTGTTTGGCCAATGCTGGTTACCCTGGTGCTGCTTTACTGGGTGATGAAGTTTGTGGCATGGCTACTGCAAGAATCACGTCAAAGGATTTCTTGTTCTGGTTCAGGTCTCACACTGCAAAAGAAGTAAAATGGGGAGGAGCTAAGCATCATCCAGAGAAtaaagatgatagtgaaaaaatgGACCCTAGATCGTCATTTAAAGCTTTTCTTGAAGTAGCAAAAAGTAGAAGTATGCCTTGGGATGTTTCAGAAATTAATGCCCTTCATTCTCTGCAACTTATCATGAGAGACTCATTTCAGGATATGGAGGACAACAGTTCTAAGGCATTGAATAACATTCAGCAGAATGATACTGAGATGCAGGGGATGGATGAACTCAGTTCAGTGGCATGTGAAATGGTTAGATTGATTGAGTCAGCAACAGTTCCTATTTTTGGGGTTGATTCAGCTGGTCTCATCAATGGATGGAATGGAAAAATTGCTGAATTGACAGGACTACAAGCTAGTGACGCCATGGGGAAGTCCCTGGTCAATAAAGTTGTTCATGAGGACTCACGTGGAACTGTTGAATATCTTTTACGCAGAGCTTTGCACG GTGAGGAGGACAAAAACATTGAGTTAAGATTGAGAAACTTTGGGCTTGATCAGCAAAAGTCAATAGTTTACATTATGGCCAATACCTGCACAAGTAGGGATTACAAAAACAATATTGTTGGGGTGTGCTTTGTCGGTCAAGATATTACACGTGAGAAAGTTGTTATGGATAAGTTTATCCGCTTGCAAGGGGATTATAAGGCTATCATACAAAGTCTGAATCCATTGATTCCACCCATATTTGCTTCCGATGAGAATGCCTGCTGCTCAGAATGGAATGCAGCCATGGAAAAGCTAACTGGTTGTAGGAGAGAAGAAGTCATGGGTAAAATGCTTCCTGGGGAAATCTTTGGAGGTTTCTGTCGGCTGAAAGGTCAAGATACACTAACTAAGTTCATGATTTTATTATATCGAGGAATTAGTGGTCAAGATACCGAGAAGTTCCCTTTTGggttttttgataaaaatggaaaatttgtGGAGGTATTCTTAACAGCAAACAAGAGGACTGATGCAGGTGGCAATGTAGTTGGCTGTTTCTGCTTCTTACAAATTATTGTGCCTGACCTGCAACAGGCCTTAGAAGGGCGCAGGGAAGAGGATagagaaggattttcaaaaTTGGAGTTGGCTTACATACGACAAGAGATGAAAAATCCTCTAAATGGTATTCGCTTTACCCACAGACTCCTCGAAAATACATCTGTTTCAGAACATCAGAAGCAATTTCTTGACACTAGTGATGCATGTGAAAGACAGATCAAGACAATCATCGAGgatttggatttcagaagtaTAGAGGAAGG CAGTAGCTCGCAGCTAAACATGGAAGAGTTTTTCTTGGGAAATGTTTTGGATGCCATTGTGAGTCAAGTCATGATCTTGCTGAGAGAAAGGAAGTTACAGCTTTTTCATGAGGTTCCAGAAGAAATCAAAACACTATCCCTATATGGCGATAAAATTAGGCTTCAGCTGGTTTTGGCAGATTTCTTGCTTAATGTGGTGCATCATGCACCTTCTCCTGATGGCTGGGTGCAGATCAAAATTTCACCTGGTCTGAAGCTTATACAGGATGGCAATGAATTTATCCGTTTACAATTCAG AATGACTCACCCTGGTCAAGGCcttccttcttctcttatccaagaCATGTTTGAGGGAGGAAACCAGTGGACAACACAGGAAGGCTTAGGTCTCAACTTCTCTCGGAAACTTCTCAACAGGATGAATGGTCAGGTTCATTATGTTAGAGAGCATAATGAATGTTTTTTCCTCATTGACCTTGAACTTAAACAAGCAAAGAAAGTTAAAGAGGGTAACAGGCAGTTAAAAGCAGGATGA